The Treponema phagedenis DNA segment TTACTATGACTTATAACGGATCCGATTTTTTTTATACCTTTTTCGCTCGCATTTTGCCGCTAGTATTTGTTATCATTATTCTCGCACTTTTTATTAATTTTACACTATACCGCAATATGAACCTTCGAATAAACGATGTGATGAATTTTATGCTTTTATTGTCGGAGGGGAATTTTGCTACGGAGAAATTACAGGTAAAAAGCCGTGATGTTTTCGGCCTTCTTGTAAATTATGTGGATTTATTTTATCAAAATACGGTACACCTATTAAGCGGTGTTAAAAAAAATACGTATGCAATGACCGAAGTCGGGAATACGCTTTCAAGCAGTGTAACTGAAACTGCAAGTGCGGTAAACCAAATCAGTATAAATATAGACGGCGTGAAACAGCAAGTAATGACACAGGCTGCGAGTGTTACGCAAACCGCTGCTACTATTGAAGAAATTATTCGAACAATAAAACAGCTTAACGGTAGGATTGAAAATCAGGCAATGAATATTGCGCAATCTTCATCGGCGATTGAACAAATGGTTGCCAATATTTTCTCAATTACGGAAATACTTGAAAAAACAGACAATACAATTATCACTCTTGTATCGGCTACCGACGAGGGGAAAAATGCTATTGCTATGTCAAATAGCGTAACACAAAAAATCAGCGAAGAATCCGGAAGCATTTTGGAAGCCAGTGCGGTTATTCAACATATTGCGAGTCAGACGAACTTACTTGCAATGAATGCCGCAATTGAAGCCGCTCATGCCGGAAACGCAGGCAAGGGATTTGCCGTTGTTGCCGATGAAATCAGAAAATTGGCGGAAGAGTCCAGTATGCAAGGAAAAGCTATTACCGCAACGCTGAAAATGCTTTTAGGAGAAATCGAAACATTGTTCGTTTCATCAAAAACGGTAGAAGAAAAATTTGCCGCAATCTTTGATTTATCGGATCAAGTTAAGGTAATGAGTAACCGGCTAATGGAATCAATGAAAGAGCAAGAGAACGGAAGCAAAGAAGTTCTTACTGCAATTGAAGATATTAACTCCGTTACCAGTCAGGTAAAAGATGGCTCCGCGGAAATGCTTATCGGCGGTGAAAGCGTTGCACAGGAAATGCAAAAACTTGACAGTTTAACTCGAAGCATTACCGGAAGCATGGATGAAATGGCCTCGGGAGTGGTGCAGATAAATAATGCCGTGCAGGAAGTAAACGAAATTACACAAAAAAATAAAGAAAGTATCGAAAATGTTTCGAATGAAGTCAATAAATTTAAAATGAATAGCTGTCTTTATAGATAAAAGCATACTTATAAAACATTTTAAAAAATAATCATGACGAATAGCGTTTCTGCATTGAAAAACCGTATTACTTTTTCAGCAATCATTCTTTCGTTAAAGTTTTTCTTGCCGGAAATTCGGTATTTTAAGGAGCGCTCGCTATGAAACAGGAAGTTTATCAAACAAGTTTGAAGGACATTGATTCTGCCATCGCTGAAATAACATCAAAGTTAGCAAAATCTCCTTCTCAGTATGATGCGGTGATCTTTTTTGCATCGGCAGATTATGATTTTCCTAAACTGGCGTCAAAAATAAAAAACGTCTTTTCCAAGGCGGAAGTAATAGGCACAAGCACGTCCGGCGAAATATCCGAATCGGGATTTAAAAAGCGAAGCCTTGTTGTGTCGGCAGTATCGTGCAATAAAACTCGCTTTTCCGGACTCATTATTGATAATGTTGACAAATTCCCGATTATTGATAAATCAAAAATTGAAGCTGCCGCCGCCAAATGCGGCATTGCCATAAATTCCGCCGCTTCTCATAAAGATGCTTTTGCCCTCACCTTTATCAACGGCCTCTGTAATGCCGAAGAAGCGCTTCTTGCACTCTTTTATGCGATTATAAAAAATGACCAATTTCTTATAGCCGGCGGTTCTGCGGGGGATGATCTGCAGTTTAAAAAAACCTATGTCAGTTATAATGGAGAGACGGTCTCAAACGGTGCGGTTATTTTATTTGTAAAAACACAGTGTCCCTTTGATATACGAAAAGAAAATATTTTTAAGCCCTCAGGCAAGCGGGTAACCATTACCAAAGCTGACGTAAATACCCGCACTATTTATGAAATCGACGGACGCAATGCCGGAAAATATTACAGTGAATGTATCGGTGTTCCCCAATCGGAAGTTCAAAATGCCATTCTTGATCATCCCTTTGGCAGAGTATTCGGCGGCAAAATATTTATCTCATCTCTTGCAAGTTTTACTCCTACAGGGGCAATTAACATGTATTCGCGCGTACTGCCGAATACAACTGTTGAAATACTTAATTTAGATGACAGCTTACAGATAGCTACTGATAATCTTACCGCAATTTCAAAAACAATTCCGCGCCCTGGTTTTGTTTTTGTAATAAATTGTATCCTTCGCACCATAGGATTTGAGCGGCGCAATCTTTGCGGTAAAATGACAGATCTTTATAAAAAAGTTTTTCCTGTCTTTTGCGGATTTTCAAGTTACGGAGAACAAATAGGTAAAATTAATCCAAATCAGACATTTGTCAGCATTGTGATAGGAGAATAAAATGAATAATACGGTACTACAAGCAGGCTTTGATCTTCTGTCCATAATGATGGATTACTGTGCAAAAAATACCGGCGGAAGCGAACTATTGCAAAAGTATATTGATCAAATACAAAGCGGAACAGGTGTTTTTGAAAAACAGAAAATGGCACTCGACAAACTTTCCAGAACAGGAACATGTATTGATGAAAATGTTGTAAATCTGGTAAAAAGCTATACTGAGAACGCCTCCTCCGTCGAAAGAATCTCAAATGCGTTTTCCGAATTAGTCCATAAGGTTGCGGAAATTGAAAAAACAACACAAACAACTACCGAAGCATTACGCCTTCTGGTTGAAGAAGCGGAATCAATTACGAAATATACCGACATAATCAATGAAATATCAAAGCAAACCAATCTTCTTTCGATCAACGCTTCAATTGAAGCAGCGCGGGCGGGAACAGCGGGAAAGGGCTTTAGCATTATTGCCGGCGAAGTAAAAAAACTTTCTGAAAACACCCAAGAAACATCAAGCGAAATTGCCAAAATTGTCAATAACCAGTGAATATTTCACCCCTAAAGGGGGTTAATTTTGCAATGAAAATTGCACCCCTTAACACATCGAGTTATCCTGCTTTTGCATCTTTAAGTAAGAATTCATAAATCAAGTCAATAACTACTTGAGGCAGGTCTCCGGTTCGTCCAACCGTATCGGTTCGGTATATATCATCGAGCGGTACAATCGGATAGAATTCATCATGTATTAAAGCGCGTATACCATGTTTTTGTGAAATCAATACATTTACCGTTGTGCCTGCGCCGAATTTATTCTGCTCAATTTTAAACAAATGGTTTTTGATTGAGATGGTAGAACCGCTTGAAAGCTTGCGCGTAATAACCGATGACAACAGTTTATCAAGATCGAGTGTTTTTGGCGTCGGTACAAACATTGAATA contains these protein-coding regions:
- a CDS encoding methyl-accepting chemotaxis protein codes for the protein MNKEKTEMQGTALEPPKSIFILNFLVFNGMFLGVVIYSLYVKIVPFDAFIKYIQSLPILIIIILNIITPTFLHFKYTKIIKNFNLIENGVHEANMAIKQYSRLSIVFPILYAFVSPCIAIPWIRITNFAEILAWGFTLIGNLFLIACFFYILYIRQLEEWVSFVPFEKKYITLSYIARGTLASFFLFTGAVFLVITPFITMTYNGSDFFYTFFARILPLVFVIIILALFINFTLYRNMNLRINDVMNFMLLLSEGNFATEKLQVKSRDVFGLLVNYVDLFYQNTVHLLSGVKKNTYAMTEVGNTLSSSVTETASAVNQISINIDGVKQQVMTQAASVTQTAATIEEIIRTIKQLNGRIENQAMNIAQSSSAIEQMVANIFSITEILEKTDNTIITLVSATDEGKNAIAMSNSVTQKISEESGSILEASAVIQHIASQTNLLAMNAAIEAAHAGNAGKGFAVVADEIRKLAEESSMQGKAITATLKMLLGEIETLFVSSKTVEEKFAAIFDLSDQVKVMSNRLMESMKEQENGSKEVLTAIEDINSVTSQVKDGSAEMLIGGESVAQEMQKLDSLTRSITGSMDEMASGVVQINNAVQEVNEITQKNKESIENVSNEVNKFKMNSCLYR
- a CDS encoding FIST signal transduction protein; amino-acid sequence: MKQEVYQTSLKDIDSAIAEITSKLAKSPSQYDAVIFFASADYDFPKLASKIKNVFSKAEVIGTSTSGEISESGFKKRSLVVSAVSCNKTRFSGLIIDNVDKFPIIDKSKIEAAAAKCGIAINSAASHKDAFALTFINGLCNAEEALLALFYAIIKNDQFLIAGGSAGDDLQFKKTYVSYNGETVSNGAVILFVKTQCPFDIRKENIFKPSGKRVTITKADVNTRTIYEIDGRNAGKYYSECIGVPQSEVQNAILDHPFGRVFGGKIFISSLASFTPTGAINMYSRVLPNTTVEILNLDDSLQIATDNLTAISKTIPRPGFVFVINCILRTIGFERRNLCGKMTDLYKKVFPVFCGFSSYGEQIGKINPNQTFVSIVIGE
- a CDS encoding methyl-accepting chemotaxis protein gives rise to the protein MNNTVLQAGFDLLSIMMDYCAKNTGGSELLQKYIDQIQSGTGVFEKQKMALDKLSRTGTCIDENVVNLVKSYTENASSVERISNAFSELVHKVAEIEKTTQTTTEALRLLVEEAESITKYTDIINEISKQTNLLSINASIEAARAGTAGKGFSIIAGEVKKLSENTQETSSEIAKIVNNQ